A window of Zonotrichia leucophrys gambelii isolate GWCS_2022_RI chromosome 11, RI_Zleu_2.0, whole genome shotgun sequence contains these coding sequences:
- the SLC9A5 gene encoding sodium/hydrogen exchanger 5 isoform X5 — MDFLLFGSLISAVDPVAVLAVFEEVHVNETLFIIVFGESLLNDAVTVVLYKVFNSFVELGPAHIHATDYVKGVASFFLVSLGGTAVGLLFAFLLALITRFTKRVRIIEPLFVFLLAYVAYLAAEMVSLSAILAVTFCGICCKKYVEANISQKSRTTVKYTMKTLASSSETIIFMFLGISAVDTSKWTWDTALVLGTLFFILLFRAVGVVLQTYVLNRFRLIPLDRIDQVVMSYGGLRGAVAFALVILLDREKVKAKDYFVATTIVVVFFTVIVQGLTIKPLVTWLKVKRSDHHKPTLNEELHEHAFDHILAAVEDIVGHHGYHYWRDKWEQFDKKYLSQLLMRKSAYRLRDEIWDVYYKLNIRDAISFVDQGGHVHSAAKLSLPSMPSRTSMSESSVTNLLRESGSGACLDLQVIDTVRSRRDKEDAAMHHVLRGSLYKPRRRYKASYSRHFISPDKQERQDKEIFRQNMKRRLETFKSTKHNVCSSKSKARLKEKGRKKKNISLTKETANGKTHRSVPWQDAAAPVLVMVSSEEEESDSSETEKEDDEGIVFVARATDEVLQGKTTPGSLDVCPSPCIIPPSPTLAEKELPWKGDQADLAVYVSSETTKIVPVDMQKAWNQSISSLESIASPPGIESGPQHRRFACPVLEEQPQSASQAMPEQSSCFQFPSHLSKSGRSQSDSSPDGPEQQELQPLMATEEQGRVPPSAEPRWLMFNRAGHL; from the exons ATGGATTTCctgctctttggcagcctgatTTCAGCTGTGGACCCTGTGGCAGTCCTGGCTGTCTTTGAGGAGGTCCATGTTAATGAGACCCTCTTCATCATTGTGTTTGGCGAGTCTCTCCTGAATGATGCTGTCACCGTG GTGCTGTACAAGGTCTTCAACTCTTTTGTGGAGCTGGGCCCAGCGCACATCCACGCCACAGACTATGTGAAGGGGGTAG CCTCCTTCTTCCTGGTGAGCCTGGGGGGCACAGCCGTGGGGCTGCTCTTTGCCTTCCTGCTGGCCCTGATCACGCGGTTCACCAAGCGCGTGCGCATCATCGAGCCGCTCTTCGTCTTCCTGCTGGCCTACGTGGCGTACCTGGCTGCCGAGATGGTCTCGCTCTCCGCCATCCTGGC agTCACCTTCTGTGGGATCTGCTGCAAGAAGTACGTGGAAGCCAACATCTCCCAGAAATCCCGCACCACAGTCAAGTACACCATGAAGACACTGGCCAGCAGCTCAGAGACCATCATCTTCATGTTTCTGGGCATCTCGGCCGTGGACACCTCCAAGTGGACGTGGGACACAGCACTGGTGCTGGGCACCCTGTTCTTTATCCTGCTCTTCAGAGCCGTGG gTGTTGTTCTCCAAACGTACGTGCTCAACCGCTTCCGCCTCATCCCCCTGGACAGGATCGACCAGGTGGTCATGTCATATGGTGGCCTCCGTGGGGCCGTGGCCTTCGCCCTGGTCATCCTGCTGGACAGGGAAAAGGTGAAAGCCAAGGACTACTTTGTGGCAACGACCATCGTGGTGGTGTTCTTCACCGTCATCGTGCAG GGCCTCACCATCAAACCCCTGGTGACGTGGCTGAAGGTGAAGCGTAGTGACCACCACAAACCCACGCTCAACGAGGAGCTGCATGAGCAC GCCTTTGACCACATCTTGGCAGCGGTGGAGGACATCGTGGGGCACCATGGCTACCACTACTGGCGGGACAA GTGGGAGCAGTTTGACAAGAAATACCTGAGCCAGCTCCTGATGCGGAAATCTGCCTACAGGCTGCGGGATGAGATCTGGGATGTTTATTACAAGCTGAATATCCGTGATGCCATCAGCTTTGTAGATCAG GGTGGCCACGTGCACTCGGCTGCCAAGCTGTCGCTGCCCTCCATGCCCAGCCGCACGTCCATGTCAGAGTCATCAGTCACCAACCTCCT GAGGGAGAGCGGGAGCGGGGCGTGCCTGGACCTGCAGGTGATCGACACGGTGCGGAGCCGCCGCGACAAGGAGGACGCTGCCATGCACCACGTGCTGCGGGGGAGCCTCTACAAGCCCCGGCGGCGG TACAAGGCCAGCTACAGCCGTCACTTCATCTCTCCAGATAAACAAGAGCGCCAAGATAAAGAAATCTTCCGGCAGAACATGAAGAGGCGGCTGGAGACCTTCAAGTCCACAAAGCACAATGTCTGCTCCTCCAAgagcaaggccaggctgaaggaaaaaggcaggaaaaag AAGAACATCTCTCTGACCAAAGAGACAGCCAACGGGAAGACTCACAGAAGTGTCCCCTGGCAGGATGCAG cagctcctgtcctggTGATGGTcagctcagaggaggaggagagtgatAGCTCAGAGACGGAGAAGGAGGACGATGAGGGGATTGTGTTCGTTGCTCGAGCCACTGATGAGGTCCTGCAGGGAAAGACAACTCCTG GCAGCCTGGAtgtctgccccagcccctgcatcATCCCTCCATCGCCAACCCTGGCAGAGAAAGAGCTGCCATGGAAAGGAGACCAGGCTGACCTGGCTGTTTATGTCTCCTCGGAGACCACCAAGATCGTGCCAGTGGATATGCAGAAGGCGTGGAAccaaagcatctcctccctgGAGAGCATCGCCTCCCCCCCAGGCATCGAGAGCGGGCCTCAGCACAGGAGGTttgcctgccctgtgctggaggagcagcccca
- the SLC9A5 gene encoding sodium/hydrogen exchanger 5 isoform X4: MQPPAASPGPAAPAGAELLRWQWREVQAPCLVAAWILVASLAKIVFHLSRKVTSVVPESCLLILLGLGLGGIVLAVAKKAEYQLEPNMFFLFLLPPIVLDSGYFMPSRLFFDNIGAILTYAVVGTLWNSFATGTALWGLHRAGLMDPGVEAGLMDFLLFGSLISAVDPVAVLAVFEEVHVNETLFIIVFGESLLNDAVTVVLYKVFNSFVELGPAHIHATDYVKGVASFFLVSLGGTAVGLLFAFLLALITRFTKRVRIIEPLFVFLLAYVAYLAAEMVSLSAILAVTFCGICCKKYVEANISQKSRTTVKYTMKTLASSSETIIFMFLGISAVDTSKWTWDTALVLGTLFFILLFRAVGVVLQTYVLNRFRLIPLDRIDQVVMSYGGLRGAVAFALVILLDREKVKAKDYFVATTIVVVFFTVIVQGLTIKPLVTWLKVKRSDHHKPTLNEELHEHAFDHILAAVEDIVGHHGYHYWRDKWEQFDKKYLSQLLMRKSAYRLRDEIWDVYYKLNIRDAISFVDQGGHVHSAAKLSLPSMPSRTSMSESSVTNLLRESGSGACLDLQVIDTVRSRRDKEDAAMHHVLRGSLYKPRRRYKASYSRHFISPDKQERQDKEIFRQNMKRRLETFKSTKHNVCSSKSKARLKEKGRKKKNISLTKETANGKTHRSVPWQDAAPVLVMVSSEEEESDSSETEKEDDEGIVFVARATDEVLQGKTTPGSKERLRAVQAPSHCPSICISRQPGCLPQPLHHPSIANPGRERAAMERRPG, encoded by the exons ttTTCCACCTGTCAAGGAAGGTGACATCCGTTGTCCCAGAGAGCTGCCTTCTcatcctgctggggctgggcctgggGGGCATCGTGTTGGCCGTGGCAAAGAAAGCTGAGTACCAGCTGGAGCCCAACAtgttcttcctcttccttctgccCCCCATCGTCCTGGACTCGGGGTACTTCATGCCCAGCCGGCTGTTCTTTGACAACATTGGTGCCATCCTCACCTACGCAGTGGTGGGCACGCTCTGGAACTCCTTCGCCACTGGCACCGCACTCTGGGGGCTGCACCGCGCTGGGCTCATGG ATCCAGGTGTTGAAGCTGGGCTGATGGATTTCctgctctttggcagcctgatTTCAGCTGTGGACCCTGTGGCAGTCCTGGCTGTCTTTGAGGAGGTCCATGTTAATGAGACCCTCTTCATCATTGTGTTTGGCGAGTCTCTCCTGAATGATGCTGTCACCGTG GTGCTGTACAAGGTCTTCAACTCTTTTGTGGAGCTGGGCCCAGCGCACATCCACGCCACAGACTATGTGAAGGGGGTAG CCTCCTTCTTCCTGGTGAGCCTGGGGGGCACAGCCGTGGGGCTGCTCTTTGCCTTCCTGCTGGCCCTGATCACGCGGTTCACCAAGCGCGTGCGCATCATCGAGCCGCTCTTCGTCTTCCTGCTGGCCTACGTGGCGTACCTGGCTGCCGAGATGGTCTCGCTCTCCGCCATCCTGGC agTCACCTTCTGTGGGATCTGCTGCAAGAAGTACGTGGAAGCCAACATCTCCCAGAAATCCCGCACCACAGTCAAGTACACCATGAAGACACTGGCCAGCAGCTCAGAGACCATCATCTTCATGTTTCTGGGCATCTCGGCCGTGGACACCTCCAAGTGGACGTGGGACACAGCACTGGTGCTGGGCACCCTGTTCTTTATCCTGCTCTTCAGAGCCGTGG gTGTTGTTCTCCAAACGTACGTGCTCAACCGCTTCCGCCTCATCCCCCTGGACAGGATCGACCAGGTGGTCATGTCATATGGTGGCCTCCGTGGGGCCGTGGCCTTCGCCCTGGTCATCCTGCTGGACAGGGAAAAGGTGAAAGCCAAGGACTACTTTGTGGCAACGACCATCGTGGTGGTGTTCTTCACCGTCATCGTGCAG GGCCTCACCATCAAACCCCTGGTGACGTGGCTGAAGGTGAAGCGTAGTGACCACCACAAACCCACGCTCAACGAGGAGCTGCATGAGCAC GCCTTTGACCACATCTTGGCAGCGGTGGAGGACATCGTGGGGCACCATGGCTACCACTACTGGCGGGACAA GTGGGAGCAGTTTGACAAGAAATACCTGAGCCAGCTCCTGATGCGGAAATCTGCCTACAGGCTGCGGGATGAGATCTGGGATGTTTATTACAAGCTGAATATCCGTGATGCCATCAGCTTTGTAGATCAG GGTGGCCACGTGCACTCGGCTGCCAAGCTGTCGCTGCCCTCCATGCCCAGCCGCACGTCCATGTCAGAGTCATCAGTCACCAACCTCCT GAGGGAGAGCGGGAGCGGGGCGTGCCTGGACCTGCAGGTGATCGACACGGTGCGGAGCCGCCGCGACAAGGAGGACGCTGCCATGCACCACGTGCTGCGGGGGAGCCTCTACAAGCCCCGGCGGCGG TACAAGGCCAGCTACAGCCGTCACTTCATCTCTCCAGATAAACAAGAGCGCCAAGATAAAGAAATCTTCCGGCAGAACATGAAGAGGCGGCTGGAGACCTTCAAGTCCACAAAGCACAATGTCTGCTCCTCCAAgagcaaggccaggctgaaggaaaaaggcaggaaaaag AAGAACATCTCTCTGACCAAAGAGACAGCCAACGGGAAGACTCACAGAAGTGTCCCCTGGCAGGATGCAG ctcctgtcctggTGATGGTcagctcagaggaggaggagagtgatAGCTCAGAGACGGAGAAGGAGGACGATGAGGGGATTGTGTTCGTTGCTCGAGCCACTGATGAGGTCCTGCAGGGAAAGACAACTCCTG GGTCCAAGGAGAGACTGAGAGCTGTGCAAGCTCCCTCTCACTGTCCCTCCATCTGCATCTCCAGGCAGCCTGGAtgtctgccccagcccctgcatcATCCCTCCATCGCCAACCCTGGCAGAGAAAGAGCTGCCATGGAAAGGAGACCAGGCTGA
- the SLC9A5 gene encoding sodium/hydrogen exchanger 5 isoform X3 encodes MQPPAASPGPAAPAGAELLRWQWREVQAPCLVAAWILVASLAKIVFHLSRKVTSVVPESCLLILLGLGLGGIVLAVAKKAEYQLEPNMFFLFLLPPIVLDSGYFMPSRLFFDNIGAILTYAVVGTLWNSFATGTALWGLHRAGLMDPGVEAGLMDFLLFGSLISAVDPVAVLAVFEEVHVNETLFIIVFGESLLNDAVTVVLYKVFNSFVELGPAHIHATDYVKGVASFFLVSLGGTAVGLLFAFLLALITRFTKRVRIIEPLFVFLLAYVAYLAAEMVSLSAILAVTFCGICCKKYVEANISQKSRTTVKYTMKTLASSSETIIFMFLGISAVDTSKWTWDTALVLGTLFFILLFRAVGVVLQTYVLNRFRLIPLDRIDQVVMSYGGLRGAVAFALVILLDREKVKAKDYFVATTIVVVFFTVIVQGLTIKPLVTWLKVKRSDHHKPTLNEELHEHAFDHILAAVEDIVGHHGYHYWRDKWEQFDKKYLSQLLMRKSAYRLRDEIWDVYYKLNIRDAISFVDQGGHVHSAAKLSLPSMPSRTSMSESSVTNLLRESGSGACLDLQVIDTVRSRRDKEDAAMHHVLRGSLYKPRRRYKASYSRHFISPDKQERQDKEIFRQNMKRRLETFKSTKHNVCSSKSKARLKEKGRKKKNISLTKETANGKTHRSVPWQDAAAPVLVMVSSEEEESDSSETEKEDDEGIVFVARATDEVLQGKTTPGSKERLRAVQAPSHCPSICISRQPGCLPQPLHHPSIANPGRERAAMERRPG; translated from the exons ttTTCCACCTGTCAAGGAAGGTGACATCCGTTGTCCCAGAGAGCTGCCTTCTcatcctgctggggctgggcctgggGGGCATCGTGTTGGCCGTGGCAAAGAAAGCTGAGTACCAGCTGGAGCCCAACAtgttcttcctcttccttctgccCCCCATCGTCCTGGACTCGGGGTACTTCATGCCCAGCCGGCTGTTCTTTGACAACATTGGTGCCATCCTCACCTACGCAGTGGTGGGCACGCTCTGGAACTCCTTCGCCACTGGCACCGCACTCTGGGGGCTGCACCGCGCTGGGCTCATGG ATCCAGGTGTTGAAGCTGGGCTGATGGATTTCctgctctttggcagcctgatTTCAGCTGTGGACCCTGTGGCAGTCCTGGCTGTCTTTGAGGAGGTCCATGTTAATGAGACCCTCTTCATCATTGTGTTTGGCGAGTCTCTCCTGAATGATGCTGTCACCGTG GTGCTGTACAAGGTCTTCAACTCTTTTGTGGAGCTGGGCCCAGCGCACATCCACGCCACAGACTATGTGAAGGGGGTAG CCTCCTTCTTCCTGGTGAGCCTGGGGGGCACAGCCGTGGGGCTGCTCTTTGCCTTCCTGCTGGCCCTGATCACGCGGTTCACCAAGCGCGTGCGCATCATCGAGCCGCTCTTCGTCTTCCTGCTGGCCTACGTGGCGTACCTGGCTGCCGAGATGGTCTCGCTCTCCGCCATCCTGGC agTCACCTTCTGTGGGATCTGCTGCAAGAAGTACGTGGAAGCCAACATCTCCCAGAAATCCCGCACCACAGTCAAGTACACCATGAAGACACTGGCCAGCAGCTCAGAGACCATCATCTTCATGTTTCTGGGCATCTCGGCCGTGGACACCTCCAAGTGGACGTGGGACACAGCACTGGTGCTGGGCACCCTGTTCTTTATCCTGCTCTTCAGAGCCGTGG gTGTTGTTCTCCAAACGTACGTGCTCAACCGCTTCCGCCTCATCCCCCTGGACAGGATCGACCAGGTGGTCATGTCATATGGTGGCCTCCGTGGGGCCGTGGCCTTCGCCCTGGTCATCCTGCTGGACAGGGAAAAGGTGAAAGCCAAGGACTACTTTGTGGCAACGACCATCGTGGTGGTGTTCTTCACCGTCATCGTGCAG GGCCTCACCATCAAACCCCTGGTGACGTGGCTGAAGGTGAAGCGTAGTGACCACCACAAACCCACGCTCAACGAGGAGCTGCATGAGCAC GCCTTTGACCACATCTTGGCAGCGGTGGAGGACATCGTGGGGCACCATGGCTACCACTACTGGCGGGACAA GTGGGAGCAGTTTGACAAGAAATACCTGAGCCAGCTCCTGATGCGGAAATCTGCCTACAGGCTGCGGGATGAGATCTGGGATGTTTATTACAAGCTGAATATCCGTGATGCCATCAGCTTTGTAGATCAG GGTGGCCACGTGCACTCGGCTGCCAAGCTGTCGCTGCCCTCCATGCCCAGCCGCACGTCCATGTCAGAGTCATCAGTCACCAACCTCCT GAGGGAGAGCGGGAGCGGGGCGTGCCTGGACCTGCAGGTGATCGACACGGTGCGGAGCCGCCGCGACAAGGAGGACGCTGCCATGCACCACGTGCTGCGGGGGAGCCTCTACAAGCCCCGGCGGCGG TACAAGGCCAGCTACAGCCGTCACTTCATCTCTCCAGATAAACAAGAGCGCCAAGATAAAGAAATCTTCCGGCAGAACATGAAGAGGCGGCTGGAGACCTTCAAGTCCACAAAGCACAATGTCTGCTCCTCCAAgagcaaggccaggctgaaggaaaaaggcaggaaaaag AAGAACATCTCTCTGACCAAAGAGACAGCCAACGGGAAGACTCACAGAAGTGTCCCCTGGCAGGATGCAG cagctcctgtcctggTGATGGTcagctcagaggaggaggagagtgatAGCTCAGAGACGGAGAAGGAGGACGATGAGGGGATTGTGTTCGTTGCTCGAGCCACTGATGAGGTCCTGCAGGGAAAGACAACTCCTG GGTCCAAGGAGAGACTGAGAGCTGTGCAAGCTCCCTCTCACTGTCCCTCCATCTGCATCTCCAGGCAGCCTGGAtgtctgccccagcccctgcatcATCCCTCCATCGCCAACCCTGGCAGAGAAAGAGCTGCCATGGAAAGGAGACCAGGCTGA